The sequence ACCTTGCTGGCGAGGCGGTGTTCGAGGATGGGCTTGTTCGGGGGTGTGACGAGGCGGTCGGTGATTCGGTCGGCAGCGTCGTGCACGCGCTGGGTGGTTTCCTCGTCGAGCTGCTCGAACGGGTCGTAGGAGTGGATGTTGTCGCCGATGACGCGGTCGTTGTAGTCGGCCCGGCGCTCGCGGTACTCGGTGAGGAGTTCCCCCCTGCGCCGTGTTTCCCGGTCGATGCCCGCGACGTGGGCGGCGAGGGCTTTCTCTCGCTGGCGTTTACGCTCTTCGCGAAGTCCGTGGAGGCGCTCTTGAGCTTCGAGTGGGAGTCCACTGAGGTCCTCGTCGGTGAGGTCCATCGGGTCGATGTCTCGGGCTTGCGTGGTGCGGAGGCTTGCACCCACCCAGTAGGCGTCGAGTTCCTGTCCGCCGGTGCCTTCGATTTCGAGGCCGAACTCGTCGTATTCGGGCTGGGTCCGGGCGGCCATCATGAGCTCGCCTGCGTTCTCGAGGCGGACGCCGAGACAGTCGCTCTCGAGGTGGGGGCTCTCGTAGAGGCCGCGAAGTCGGAGTTCGTCGAAGCGGTCATCTTGTTCGACATCGCTGTTCGAGAGGCGGTGCTGTCCGTCGTGGTAGTATGTCATCGGTAGGTCACTCCGTGGTGGTTGATTCGAGAGGCGGGCGGCTGTCGGCCACCCACCTCTCGAACCCCCTCGACCCCCTTGGGGGGCCAATACTGAGCGAGGGCTAGCCGAGCCCGGTCTGTGGAGGCGGAGCTCGATTAGCAGCGACACAACCTGGTGCAGTCCTCACAGGGCGTCTCGAACAGCGTATGTGACGTTGAGCCCAGAACAATCTGGAGTGGGCGACAGGATGTGGGGAGCGAGTAACATAGTCCCGTGGCAAAATACTATATTCCCGCACCGCAAAGGGACCAGTATGACTGATCAAGCGCCAGCCGAGTTCGCGGATATCAACGAGGAGGTCCGAGAGGATTGGAAGGAGGAGACGACACCTTACGAGCGTGTTCGCCACGTTATCGCCCACACGTATTCACCCGTGTCGGCAGACACCGTCGCCGAGGACGCTCTCACCTCGCCGAAGACGGCTCGAAAGCACCTCAATGCACTCGCCGACGAGGGGTTTGTCGTGACGGCTACCGGCGAGCACGGTGGGACAACTTACCGCCGGTCCCCCGAATCGCTCGTCGTTGAGCAGGCGGCAGATATCCTCGAGCACGTCTCGACGGATGAACTCGTCACGCGTATCGGCGAGATGCGCGATCAGCTCAACGAGTATCGCTCTGAATACGGCGTTGATTCGCCTGAAGAGCTAGCCGTCGAGCAGACGAACCAGACACTCGAGGATAGAGCATCGGACCAGCCGGAAATTGATTCGGAGACGATTCAAGAGTGGCAGACGCTCCGGCGCAACCTCGCGTTCGCAAACGCAGCCCTCTCGATCGCGAATGCCGAACGATTTGTCGATGGTGATCGTCGCTCGACCGACCGCAGTATTTCGGCCTAGTCGATGTCGAATCCAGCTGGAACGGAGGAGAGCCACTCACTCCGTGGGCCGATTGACCGGTCAGCCCTGATCACAATCCGCGATATTATCGACGAGACAGAGCCCCTCGCGACACCTTCACTCGACGACTATCTCAACCCGTCTGTACTTGAGATCAGCCTCAAGGATGGCCTTTGTGGGGCCGATAATGGGCGAATTGACGTCCAGTGGACAGTCCGTGGAGACTACAAGTTTCACTATACCGACTCCAAGGGCGTGAACTTTCGGTGGGGAAAGCATCCACACGATGGGGACTATATCCACGTGCCCGGTCTCGAGCATTATCACCCACCACCTAATGCGAGTTCAGACCCGGACGAGGTAGAGGAATCCTGCATCAAGCAGTCACCGGAGGCACTGGTTACTCGTGCTGTGCTCAAACTCTGGCGTGTCGCCTACCACAGCCAGTCATATGACCCGCTGAACGCTGGAAGCAATCCTCCGTGAGACTCGACTACCAGCAGAGCTAGCGATGGATAGTTCCGTCTTCGAGGTCCCTCGACGATATCGTTATATCCAAGCGTGGAGTAGCTATAGTGAGCCTTGAACGGCTCATCATATCAAAGTAGGAAGGGCCACTCGCCTTTCCATTCCACTAACGATGAGCTGTAGCGCCGTTACGTGAGCGAGTTTCTGTACTGACTGCTTCTGTTCGACGTGGTCGTTCGCGGTCTGTCGTCAAGGGCGCGCTGGAGCCACGTTGAATGTACGCGGGATTGTGGGAGGTTCCAACGAGAAACCGACAGACAGCGCAGGGATACCACGATACAGTTATCATCGCTGTCAGCCTCTCTGCGAGTGGAAAGCACGGCGCTTTCTTACTTTGATATGAGTGGATACACCGACAGGTCCGACCTCACTGAGGACGGACAACAGAACGGCAGTACCGAAATCGAACACAACACCGAACATGAGCACCCCACCCACACTGTTCGCCTGTTCTCACAGGCGGCAGACCACGGATTCCCGGCGACGGTTCGCCTCTCCACCGAGGAGATCCGCCGTCTCGACGATGGAGTGGAATCCCCGACGATTCGTCGGTGGCTCAACCTCGATGCAGACACGAACGCAGACGCGAGTTCCCACTCGCCGTCCGCACTCTCGACAGAGCGTGAGTTCCGTGGCACTGTGGATGGACAACACTCGACCACCGAATCTGACTCCGAATTCGACACCGATGTCGACGTCCTCGCCGATGTCGATGCCGGTGTCGACTTCGACCGTGAGTCCGAGCGTACTGGTGCGCACGAGTCCGGTTCTGAACTCGAACTCGAACGTGAATCCGAGGGCGTCTACGGCTGGTACGATGACCAACCGATGGTCGCGTCTCGGAGTGATGAGCGGAGGACTGAGATGAACGCTTGCGGACGACCCGCTGATGCGCTCTCTGAGTCCGATGTTCTCGCACGTGGGCAGTACATCTACATGGGCCACGACCGCCTGACCGACCCGACTGGGGACCAGTTGACGGGCACGGCATCTGGCTTCGATGAGTACGACCCCATCAGTTCGACGGAGGTTCCGGTGCGCCTTGGACGAACACTCGTCCCTGAAGACCAGCTGGATGCACACACTCGCCGGCTGCGTGCGCTGAAGGTCATCCCCGAGGATGAGCAGGCGCCACGCGAGGCAGAGGGTGTCGGAACGGACGATCTGGAAGTGACGCTTCCCTCTGGGGAGTTAGTCGCACTCCGGACTCTCGTTGCGAATCCAGCGGAGTACTCTCGATCGTCGATTCCTGGTATCGAGCGCCGGCTGGCGTTGGATGCAGAGCTAAAGAGAGTCTCTGCGGGAATTGACGCTGCTGGACACCTGACTGGCCTGGCTGCGACGTTGGATGCACACACCGACTTGCTCGCTCGCTACCGGAGCGCGCGTGCTGGTGTTGCTCCTGCGCGTCGTGAACAGACCGTCGCCCAGCAACTCTACGACCTCGCCGAGCCCCTTCGGGAGCTCGACGCTGAGGATTCCGAACTTCGTGAGGAGGTCTTGACTGAAGCACGCAGATTGCTCCAGGCTGAGACCGTCCACGAGATTCGTCGCCGACCCGTCGAAGTCGCGTCCGACCTTGCACAGCGTGTGCTGGATGGACAAGATGTGACGTCGGCATTCCTCAGACTCCTCGAAGACGAAGCAACGAACCCGAGAAACGTCCTGCGAATCAACGCGATTCTACAGGCGAACCTCTGGTCCTCGAAAGGCTATCTCACCACGCAAGGCGTCGTGAAGAAGGTCTACCATGCTGACGTCCCTGGATTGAAATTCGGGATGATCGTCAAGGATGGAGATCGCCGCGAGGATGAAGTTCGTGTCTCTGTCTGGGAGTCAAGCGAAGAGGAAATTACTGCATCAACGGCCGACCCGGATGACGCCGATGGAGAAGTAATCATCTCGAAGAAGATTCTCGCCGAGCCGAACGAAGGTGACGTGGTCCGCCTGGTTGACTTCAAGCTACCGTACAAGAAGTCCAACCAGACGTATCAAGGTCAACCGAAGCTCGACTCGCGTTGGGAATCCGAGATTCAGATTCTCGAGCGTGCACCGATCACCGCACCGACTCGCTCGACGCCTGCGACACCTCAGCGTGTTAGTCAGTCGTCGCGCTCGTCTGATGCTGGTGAGGCTGTTCCCCGGAGTTCCGCTGCGAAGTTCTCTGGTGACGTTTCGACAACCTGGCCTTCGCCAGTGCTGCTCGAGACGCTCATCGAAGACGAACTCGCTCGTGTCTCCGACCGCGTTCAAGCAATAGCCGAACGCAAACAGCTCGCACAGCAAGAGCGTCAGATGAAGCGAAACCGCCGATTCCTCACGGACCACCCTGAGGCACTCGGTCTCTTCAAGGCAAACGCGTTGATGAGATTCGTGAACGGCGACTCGCCTCGTGACCCCTCGTCGTGTTGGGTTTGTGGTGTCCGGAACGATGACATGAACTACGATCCGGTCGTAGCGTCTCGATTCCACCCACTCTGCCTGGCACGCGCTGGTGTTGAGAGTTGTAAGGAATACACCGAACAGCGCCTCACCGAGTACACCGAGTCACTCGATGGAGGAGCTGCCTGAGTATGTGTATGAGCACAGTTGATACCCGTACTCAGGTTCGGATTCAGGCTCAGATTCGACAGACCTCGATAACGGTACTCCCCGATACCTGGTTGTGTCCTGAACTGTAACGAACCCTAGCACCCCCGAGTTCCCTACCGATCGAACTCAGAATTCCAACTAAATTCTCTTTCGAAAACCAAACCTGTAGCCGCCGAGCAGCGCCTCAGCCTCCCGAACCGCCGATCACGAACCCCCCAGAAGCAGCCTGTGCTACGGTCGATGTCGTGCGGACCAGAATGTGG comes from Salinirubellus salinus and encodes:
- a CDS encoding DUF7342 family protein; this translates as MTDQAPAEFADINEEVREDWKEETTPYERVRHVIAHTYSPVSADTVAEDALTSPKTARKHLNALADEGFVVTATGEHGGTTYRRSPESLVVEQAADILEHVSTDELVTRIGEMRDQLNEYRSEYGVDSPEELAVEQTNQTLEDRASDQPEIDSETIQEWQTLRRNLAFANAALSIANAERFVDGDRRSTDRSISA